In a single window of the bacterium genome:
- a CDS encoding thiolase domain-containing protein — translation MSNRVAVIGAGMTKFVRRAKETPGELAAQAVQMALADAGLTIDDIDAVCLGTAPDAFDGVHMNGEHLIAGAGAVGKPYLRHFVGGGTGVFSPIHGWMHVASGKYKTCLVVAEEKMSPCVPHPAGAFLTIFDHTTEQPLELTLLHIFGIEMCRFMHIYGYSERDLAEISVLCKGNALHHPAAQVAEKITVKDVLSSPVLSWPVKRRDISPTSDGAVAIVLCNERVARTHSKAPVFIDGVGFRLETAYWCTRDLAYPNYVAMAAQDAYAMAGITKPDTEIDIYEPYDPFNYKALHHMNALLLDKSGRKVRELFDAGAFARDGSHPICPSGGALGVGNPIAATGLMKIAELYFQLSGQAGKRQVAKSAHRGVAQAWGDLMQVGTVVVMSSEGALPSGHGRWGAMTAKDLPATPLKQVQDVPHIAYKPDLRYSYDNGYALTSYLEGFKQGALRGSRCTGCGRIMIPPRSFCELCNLQPVHDYCELPDTGTVQTYTLSHVNWDSSPLPRGRVDVFAVIAIDGAAPEMGLVHRLGEVSAKDVKIGMKVRAVWKDAKDREGSVLDIKYFRPLGTRERNLRTVKPIKPAEIDAASAKSFPGRIPMEYLYTAGLGGSRFYADLAKGRLSGTWCSHCEAVHVPPTAFCEFGMVLLDVDKQARAVNVASGVVLSFTEVHEDRSGHLLDAPVVVAQVGYPGTVGSLFGVLELRKGQAAQVGAAVELVPTGKKVGPEHVKFRLKAARRK, via the coding sequence ATGAGTAATCGAGTCGCAGTGATCGGCGCGGGCATGACCAAGTTCGTCCGTCGCGCCAAGGAGACCCCCGGCGAGCTGGCCGCTCAGGCCGTGCAGATGGCGCTGGCGGATGCTGGGCTCACGATCGACGACATCGACGCGGTCTGCCTGGGCACGGCGCCCGATGCCTTCGACGGCGTCCACATGAACGGCGAGCACCTGATCGCCGGCGCCGGCGCCGTCGGCAAGCCCTACCTGCGGCACTTCGTCGGCGGCGGCACCGGCGTGTTCAGTCCGATCCACGGCTGGATGCACGTCGCTTCCGGCAAGTACAAGACCTGCCTGGTCGTTGCCGAGGAGAAGATGTCGCCCTGCGTCCCGCACCCGGCCGGCGCCTTCCTGACGATCTTCGACCACACCACCGAGCAGCCCCTGGAGCTGACGCTGCTGCACATCTTCGGCATCGAGATGTGCCGCTTCATGCACATCTACGGCTACAGCGAGCGGGACCTGGCGGAGATCTCGGTGCTCTGCAAGGGCAACGCCCTGCACCACCCGGCCGCTCAGGTCGCCGAGAAGATCACCGTCAAGGACGTCCTTTCCTCGCCGGTGCTCTCCTGGCCGGTCAAGCGCCGGGACATCAGCCCGACGTCCGACGGCGCCGTCGCCATCGTCCTCTGCAACGAGCGCGTGGCGCGCACGCACTCGAAGGCGCCCGTCTTCATCGACGGCGTCGGCTTCCGCCTGGAGACCGCCTACTGGTGCACGCGCGACCTGGCCTATCCGAACTACGTGGCGATGGCGGCCCAGGACGCCTATGCGATGGCCGGCATCACCAAGCCGGACACGGAGATCGACATCTACGAGCCCTACGACCCCTTCAATTACAAGGCCCTGCACCACATGAACGCCCTGCTTCTGGACAAGTCGGGCCGCAAGGTGCGCGAGCTCTTCGACGCCGGCGCATTTGCGCGCGACGGCAGCCATCCGATCTGCCCCTCGGGCGGCGCGCTGGGCGTGGGCAATCCGATCGCCGCCACGGGCCTGATGAAGATCGCCGAGCTGTACTTCCAGCTCTCCGGCCAGGCCGGCAAGCGGCAGGTCGCCAAGAGCGCCCACCGCGGTGTGGCGCAGGCCTGGGGCGACTTGATGCAGGTCGGCACCGTCGTGGTCATGTCCTCCGAGGGCGCGCTGCCGTCGGGGCACGGCCGCTGGGGCGCGATGACCGCGAAGGACCTGCCGGCGACGCCGCTCAAGCAGGTGCAGGACGTGCCGCACATCGCCTACAAGCCCGACCTGCGCTACTCCTACGACAACGGCTACGCGCTGACGAGCTATCTGGAAGGGTTCAAGCAGGGCGCCCTGCGCGGCTCGCGCTGCACGGGTTGCGGGCGCATCATGATTCCCCCGCGGTCCTTCTGCGAGCTCTGCAATCTGCAGCCGGTGCACGACTACTGCGAGCTGCCCGACACGGGCACGGTGCAGACCTACACGCTGTCGCACGTGAACTGGGACTCCTCGCCCCTGCCGAGGGGACGGGTGGACGTCTTCGCGGTGATCGCCATCGACGGCGCGGCGCCCGAGATGGGTTTGGTGCACAGGCTGGGCGAGGTGAGCGCGAAGGACGTGAAGATCGGCATGAAGGTCAGGGCAGTCTGGAAGGACGCGAAGGACCGGGAAGGCTCCGTGCTGGACATCAAGTACTTCCGGCCGCTGGGGACCCGGGAGAGAAACCTGCGCACCGTCAAGCCGATCAAGCCCGCGGAGATCGACGCCGCGTCGGCCAAGTCGTTCCCGGGCAGGATCCCCATGGAGTACCTCTACACGGCCGGGCTGGGCGGCAGCCGCTTCTACGCCGATCTGGCCAAGGGCAGGCTCAGCGGCACCTGGTGCTCGCACTGCGAGGCCGTGCACGTGCCGCCGACGGCCTTCTGCGAGTTCGGCATGGTGCTGCTCGACGTGGACAAGCAGGCGCGCGCGGTCAATGTGGCGTCGGGCGTCGTGCTGTCCTTCACCGAGGTCCATGAGGACCGTTCCGGGCATCTGCTGGACGCGCCCGTCGTCGTCGCGCAGGTGGGCTATCCGGGCACCGTCGGCAGCCTGTTCGGCGTCCTGGAGCTGCGCAAGGGCCAGGCGGCCCAGGTCGGCGCGGCGGTGGAGCTGGTGCCGACGGGCAAGAAGGTCGGCCCCGAGCACGTCAAGTTCCGGCTGAAGGCGGCGCGGCGCAAGTAG
- a CDS encoding cobalamin-binding protein has translation MEILERVAAELMAGEDERTATAVAAAIAAGTPPGRILDEGLIAGMNAIGQRFRAHEIFLPDVLLAARAMYAGLGLLKPLLEQAGVPGRGKVVIGTVQGDLHDIGKNLVGIMLRGAGYEVIDLGSDVAPERFVATAKAEGAGLIGMSALLTTTMPVMGRVVELLRAEGLSGKIKVVVGGAPLSAAFAAEIGADAYAFDGANAVQTVEALLRGAGAGQR, from the coding sequence ATGGAGATCCTGGAACGCGTCGCGGCCGAGTTGATGGCGGGCGAGGACGAGCGGACGGCGACGGCGGTCGCCGCGGCGATCGCGGCCGGGACGCCACCCGGGCGGATTCTCGACGAGGGCCTCATCGCCGGGATGAACGCGATCGGCCAGCGCTTCCGCGCGCACGAGATCTTCCTGCCCGACGTGCTGCTCGCGGCCAGGGCGATGTACGCCGGGCTGGGGCTCCTCAAGCCCCTGCTCGAGCAGGCCGGCGTGCCCGGGCGCGGCAAGGTGGTCATCGGCACGGTGCAGGGCGACCTGCACGACATCGGCAAGAACCTCGTGGGCATCATGCTGCGCGGCGCCGGCTACGAGGTGATCGACCTCGGCAGCGACGTCGCCCCCGAGCGCTTCGTCGCCACGGCGAAGGCCGAGGGGGCGGGCTTGATCGGCATGTCCGCGCTGCTCACGACGACGATGCCCGTGATGGGCAGGGTCGTCGAGCTGCTGCGGGCGGAAGGCCTGAGCGGCAAGATCAAGGTGGTCGTGGGCGGTGCGCCGCTGTCGGCGGCCTTCGCCGCGGAGATCGGGGCGGATGCCTACGCCTTCGACGGCGCCAACGCGGTGCAGACGGTGGAGGCCCTGCTCCGCGGCGCCGGTGCGGGGCAGCGCTGA
- a CDS encoding amidohydrolase family protein has product MFRFIRRALLHCLALAAPLAAPALAGDDHPQEQRWSVEDPEGDWDWQEVAIDVEEGTWMSVDVSPDGRTLVFDLLGDLYTLPIAGGEAKAITTGLAWDEQPRWSPDGASIAFTSDRGGADNLWIVDRDGANPQQVSKESYRLLNSPAWSPDGEWIAARKHFTKFRSAGAGEIWLYHRTGGAGLQLTEKPNDQKDLGEPAFSPDGRYLYFSQDATPGDHFEYNKDANGQIYVIRRLDRETGEIVDWVTGPGGAIRPTPAPDGKRLAFIRRVRFQSTLFVQDLASGAERALWSGLDRDLQEIWAIHGVYPQMAWTPDAQAIVVWAGGKLCKVDAETGAVATIPFHVQSTRKVATALRYPVAVAPETFRPTMLRGVEVAPDGKSVVFETLGRLWIRPLPAGQARRLTRQESHMEAFPAFSRDGKWIVYASFDDQALGAIRVVPAAGGEGKVLTPEPGHYFEPCFSPDGKTVVYRKAEGNWLRSREWGRAPGIYAVAGAGGTPVLVTKSGQAPHFGADPRRVFLLREGEEDKRALVSLELDGSDERRHASSAAAVEFRVSPDGRWLAFAERYQVFVTPFVPTGRSVEIGPKADAMPLAKVARDAGDNLRWSGDSRRLHWSLGPQLLTRDLADSFAWLAGAPEPLPAPAAEGIDLSFDVPYGKPAGTIALVGGRLVTMREGEVIEDGVVVVRGNRIAAVGRRGEVTVPVGAKTIDIAGATVIPGLVDVHWHGAFGSDLWIPEESWELYANLCYGVTTAHDPSNDSREVFAAADLQKAGRIVAPRVFSTGTILYGAMGAYRAEIDSLGDARAHLRRMQAMGAITVKSYNQPRREQRQQVLAAARELGMMVIPEGGALFPAVMTMVVDGHTGIEHALPQGAIYDDVEQLWGGTAVTYTPTLGVAYGGLDGEHYWYAHTEVWKEQPLASFVPRPLLDARARRRQLAPAEEWNHIKAAEVAKALLDAGVSVQLGAHGQREGLAAHWELWSFVQGGMTPHEALRCGTLAGAQYVGLDGDLGSIEAGKLADLVVLGADPLADIRNSTQLRYVMANGRLYDPQTMNELAPEPRTRGRFWWE; this is encoded by the coding sequence ATGTTCCGCTTCATCCGCCGCGCGCTCCTGCACTGTCTCGCCCTCGCCGCTCCGCTCGCCGCGCCCGCTCTCGCCGGCGACGACCATCCCCAAGAGCAGAGGTGGTCGGTCGAGGATCCCGAGGGCGACTGGGACTGGCAGGAGGTGGCGATCGACGTCGAGGAGGGCACCTGGATGTCGGTGGACGTCTCGCCCGACGGGCGCACGCTGGTCTTCGACCTGCTCGGCGATCTCTACACGCTGCCGATCGCGGGTGGCGAGGCAAAGGCGATCACCACGGGCCTGGCCTGGGACGAGCAGCCGCGCTGGTCGCCGGACGGCGCCTCGATCGCCTTCACCTCGGACCGCGGCGGCGCCGACAACCTCTGGATCGTGGATCGCGACGGCGCGAACCCGCAGCAGGTGAGCAAGGAGAGCTATCGCCTCCTGAACAGTCCCGCCTGGTCGCCCGACGGCGAGTGGATCGCCGCGCGCAAGCACTTCACCAAGTTCCGCTCGGCCGGCGCCGGCGAGATCTGGCTCTATCACCGCACGGGCGGCGCCGGGCTGCAGCTCACCGAGAAGCCGAACGACCAGAAGGACCTGGGCGAGCCGGCCTTCTCGCCCGACGGCCGCTACCTCTACTTCAGCCAGGACGCGACGCCGGGGGACCACTTCGAGTACAACAAGGACGCGAACGGGCAGATCTACGTCATCCGCCGCCTCGATCGCGAGACGGGCGAGATCGTCGACTGGGTGACCGGCCCCGGCGGCGCGATCCGGCCGACGCCCGCGCCCGACGGCAAGCGGCTCGCCTTCATCCGCCGCGTGCGCTTCCAATCGACGCTCTTCGTGCAGGACCTCGCCTCGGGCGCCGAGCGCGCGCTCTGGTCCGGTCTCGACCGCGACCTCCAGGAGATCTGGGCGATCCACGGCGTCTACCCGCAGATGGCCTGGACGCCCGACGCGCAGGCGATCGTCGTCTGGGCGGGCGGCAAGCTGTGCAAGGTGGACGCCGAGACCGGCGCCGTGGCGACGATCCCCTTCCACGTGCAGTCGACGCGCAAGGTGGCGACGGCGCTGCGCTATCCGGTCGCCGTTGCTCCCGAGACCTTCCGCCCGACGATGCTGCGCGGCGTCGAGGTGGCGCCCGATGGGAAGTCGGTCGTTTTCGAGACGCTGGGCCGGCTCTGGATTCGCCCCTTGCCCGCGGGCCAAGCGCGGCGGCTGACGCGGCAGGAGAGCCACATGGAGGCCTTTCCCGCCTTCTCGCGCGACGGCAAGTGGATCGTCTACGCCAGCTTCGACGACCAGGCGCTGGGGGCGATCCGCGTCGTCCCCGCGGCGGGCGGCGAGGGCAAGGTGCTCACCCCCGAGCCCGGCCACTACTTCGAGCCCTGCTTCTCGCCCGACGGCAAGACCGTCGTCTACCGCAAGGCGGAAGGCAACTGGCTGCGCTCGCGCGAGTGGGGGCGGGCGCCCGGCATCTACGCCGTCGCGGGGGCGGGCGGCACGCCGGTGCTGGTGACCAAGTCCGGCCAGGCCCCGCACTTCGGCGCCGACCCGCGGCGCGTCTTCCTGCTGCGCGAGGGCGAGGAGGACAAGCGCGCGCTCGTTTCCCTCGAGCTCGACGGTTCCGACGAGCGCAGGCACGCGAGCTCCGCCGCGGCGGTCGAGTTCCGCGTCTCGCCGGACGGCAGGTGGCTCGCCTTCGCCGAGCGCTACCAGGTGTTCGTCACGCCCTTCGTGCCCACGGGGAGGAGCGTCGAGATCGGCCCCAAGGCTGACGCCATGCCGCTCGCCAAGGTGGCGCGCGATGCCGGCGACAACCTGCGCTGGTCGGGCGACTCGCGGCGGCTGCACTGGTCGCTGGGGCCGCAGCTCCTCACGCGCGACCTCGCGGATTCCTTCGCCTGGCTCGCCGGTGCGCCGGAGCCGCTCCCCGCGCCCGCGGCGGAGGGAATCGATCTCTCCTTCGACGTGCCCTACGGCAAGCCGGCGGGCACGATCGCGCTCGTCGGCGGGCGGCTCGTCACCATGCGCGAAGGCGAGGTGATCGAGGACGGTGTCGTGGTCGTCAGGGGCAATCGCATCGCGGCTGTCGGCCGGCGCGGCGAAGTGACGGTGCCGGTCGGGGCGAAGACCATCGACATCGCGGGCGCCACGGTCATCCCGGGTCTCGTCGACGTGCACTGGCACGGCGCCTTCGGCTCCGACCTCTGGATCCCCGAAGAGAGCTGGGAGCTCTACGCCAACCTCTGCTACGGGGTCACCACGGCGCACGACCCCTCGAACGACTCGCGCGAGGTCTTCGCCGCCGCCGACCTGCAGAAGGCGGGGAGGATCGTCGCCCCGCGGGTGTTCTCGACAGGCACCATCCTCTACGGTGCGATGGGCGCCTACCGCGCCGAGATCGACTCGCTTGGCGATGCGCGCGCGCACCTGCGGCGGATGCAGGCGATGGGCGCCATCACGGTGAAGAGCTACAACCAGCCGCGGCGCGAGCAGCGCCAGCAGGTGCTGGCCGCTGCGCGCGAGCTCGGGATGATGGTCATTCCCGAGGGCGGCGCGCTCTTTCCGGCCGTGATGACGATGGTCGTCGACGGCCATACCGGCATCGAGCACGCGCTCCCGCAGGGTGCGATCTACGACGACGTCGAGCAGCTCTGGGGCGGCACCGCGGTCACCTACACGCCAACCCTCGGCGTCGCCTACGGCGGGCTCGACGGGGAGCACTACTGGTACGCGCACACCGAGGTCTGGAAGGAGCAGCCGCTGGCGAGTTTCGTGCCGCGACCGCTGCTCGACGCCCGCGCGCGCCGGCGCCAGCTCGCGCCCGCTGAGGAGTGGAATCACATCAAGGCGGCCGAAGTGGCGAAGGCGCTGCTCGATGCCGGCGTGTCGGTGCAGCTCGGCGCCCACGGCCAGCGCGAGGGGCTCGCCGCGCACTGGGAGCTGTGGAGTTTCGTCCAGGGCGGCATGACGCCGCACGAGGCGCTGCGCTGCGGAACACTTGCCGGCGCGCAGTACGTGGGGCTGGACGGGGACCTGGGGTCGATCGAGGCCGGCAAGCTCGCCGACCTCGTCGTCTTGGGCGCCGATCCGCTCGCGGACATCCGCAACTCGACCCAGCTCCGCTACGTGATGGCGAACGGGCGCCTCTACGACCCGCAGACGATGAACGAGCTCGCGCCCGAGCCGCGGACGCGGGGAAGGTTCTGGTGGGAGTGA
- a CDS encoding MFS transporter, with the protein MRMIDEQPLPAAADAALVQRATRISTVEGALAQIHFTIAQPGSVFTTKFALLLGAGPLQLGLLAAIGQFSLLFQPLGSLLTRRRRSRRGATVAWAATSRLLVFGFGLGALVWSPAAALALFMALLLASAVTQSVSANIWVAWISDLIPREVRGRFFARRSQWLLVAGTLAGTLLGLLLDGMQKSGDWPLIARPGWARAENLLPAFAWLFAAAALVGGIGQLLLWRQPERPKAHEVDSAATLLVAPFRDPNFRRLLVFAVWWMLAVGVGAPFWQPFMIDNLAMPLVEIQIYSTISTVASLLSLSVWGRLVDRLGNRTAMALSIVMGGFIPQAWLFVSEGHYGILFVEAFFSGVMWAGAGLVGTNFVLAIAPANRRQAYAGLYGACAGLAMMATMLLSGIFLPEPLALGPLALQSEQVLFGLTGLLRWTALIPLLLIAEPEVPSTAEAFITLQNYARVRIAMAVGRIARRRRVDRHPWRRHG; encoded by the coding sequence GTGCGCATGATCGACGAGCAGCCGTTGCCGGCCGCCGCGGACGCCGCGCTCGTCCAGCGCGCGACGCGCATCTCCACGGTCGAGGGCGCCCTCGCCCAGATTCACTTCACCATCGCCCAGCCGGGCAGCGTCTTCACGACGAAGTTCGCGCTCCTGCTCGGCGCGGGGCCGCTGCAGCTCGGGCTCCTCGCGGCGATCGGGCAGTTCTCGCTGCTCTTTCAGCCGCTGGGCTCCCTGCTCACGCGGCGGCGCCGCTCGCGGCGCGGCGCCACCGTGGCCTGGGCCGCGACCAGCCGGCTGCTCGTGTTCGGTTTCGGGCTCGGCGCGCTGGTCTGGTCGCCCGCGGCGGCGCTCGCGCTCTTCATGGCGCTGCTGCTCGCGAGCGCCGTCACCCAGTCCGTGAGCGCGAACATCTGGGTGGCCTGGATCAGCGACCTCATCCCGCGCGAGGTGCGCGGGCGCTTCTTCGCGCGGCGCTCGCAGTGGCTGCTCGTGGCGGGCACGCTGGCGGGCACCCTGCTCGGCCTCCTGCTCGACGGCATGCAGAAGAGCGGCGACTGGCCGCTCATCGCGCGGCCGGGCTGGGCCCGCGCCGAGAACCTGCTGCCGGCCTTCGCCTGGCTTTTCGCTGCCGCGGCGCTGGTAGGCGGCATCGGGCAGCTCTTGCTATGGCGTCAGCCCGAACGGCCGAAGGCGCACGAGGTGGACAGCGCGGCCACCCTGCTCGTCGCGCCCTTCCGCGACCCGAACTTCCGCCGCCTGCTCGTCTTCGCGGTGTGGTGGATGCTGGCCGTCGGCGTCGGCGCGCCCTTCTGGCAGCCCTTCATGATCGACAACCTGGCGATGCCCCTGGTCGAGATCCAGATCTACAGCACGATCAGCACCGTGGCTTCGCTGCTTTCGCTCAGCGTCTGGGGGCGCCTCGTCGATCGCCTCGGCAACCGCACGGCGATGGCGCTGTCGATCGTGATGGGCGGCTTCATCCCGCAGGCCTGGCTCTTCGTGTCCGAGGGCCACTACGGGATCCTCTTCGTCGAGGCCTTCTTCTCGGGCGTGATGTGGGCGGGCGCGGGGTTGGTGGGGACGAACTTCGTGCTGGCGATCGCGCCGGCCAACCGGCGGCAGGCCTACGCCGGCCTCTACGGCGCCTGCGCGGGCCTCGCCATGATGGCGACGATGCTGCTCTCGGGGATCTTCCTGCCCGAGCCGCTCGCCCTCGGGCCGCTCGCGCTCCAGTCCGAGCAGGTGCTCTTCGGCCTCACGGGGCTCCTGCGCTGGACGGCGCTGATTCCCCTGCTGCTCATTGCCGAGCCCGAGGTGCCCTCGACGGCCGAGGCCTTCATCACGTTGCAGAACTACGCCCGCGTGCGGATCGCGATGGCGGTAGGCCGCATCGCGCGGCGGCGTCGCGTAGACCGTCATCCCTGGCGAAGACACGGCTAG
- a CDS encoding RluA family pseudouridine synthase gives MASCATPTRSGSAPRAPPTRLIARERVAPTEEGPRSTLNRGYTYTERIDARGAGRPLLEHLAWRYPHGSAAQWRERIAAGQVRVNGDPATPDTALASGDTVTWARPPWVEPAAPLSYEILYEDAGFVAVAKPIGLPTLPGGGYLEHTLLALVRQRFPAASPLHRLDRGASGVVLFTRKAAAARAIALAWREGRVRKVYRALVAGSPTEDSCLIEMPIGRVPHPMLGAVYAAHPAGLAARSELCVLERREGESLVEVGIATGRPHQIRIHLAAAGHPLVGEPLYAAGGGLREDAARPGAPGYLLHACRLAFAHPETGEPVDIRCPPPRALLSATERGARGRAG, from the coding sequence ATGGCGTCTTGCGCTACGCCAACGCGATCCGGGAGCGCGCCACGCGCGCCTCCGACGCGCCTGATCGCCCGGGAGCGAGTGGCGCCGACTGAGGAAGGACCGCGATCCACCTTGAATCGGGGCTACACCTACACCGAACGGATCGACGCCCGCGGCGCCGGGCGCCCGCTGCTCGAGCACCTCGCGTGGCGCTACCCGCACGGCAGTGCTGCCCAGTGGCGGGAGCGCATCGCAGCGGGGCAAGTTCGGGTCAACGGAGATCCGGCCACGCCTGACACAGCACTCGCGTCCGGCGACACGGTCACCTGGGCGCGGCCGCCCTGGGTGGAACCCGCGGCGCCGCTCAGCTACGAGATCCTGTACGAGGACGCCGGCTTCGTCGCCGTCGCCAAACCCATCGGCCTGCCGACCCTGCCCGGCGGGGGCTACCTCGAGCACACGCTGCTCGCGCTCGTTCGCCAGCGCTTCCCCGCTGCCTCGCCGCTGCACCGGCTCGATCGCGGGGCTTCGGGCGTCGTCCTCTTCACGAGAAAGGCCGCCGCGGCGCGCGCGATCGCGCTGGCCTGGCGGGAAGGGCGCGTCCGCAAGGTCTACCGCGCACTCGTCGCCGGCAGTCCCACGGAGGATTCCTGCCTGATCGAGATGCCGATCGGGCGCGTTCCGCATCCGATGCTCGGTGCGGTCTACGCCGCGCATCCCGCGGGTCTGGCCGCGCGCAGCGAGCTGTGCGTGCTGGAGCGAAGGGAAGGGGAGAGTCTCGTCGAGGTGGGCATTGCGACCGGCCGGCCGCATCAGATTCGCATCCACCTGGCGGCCGCCGGGCATCCGCTCGTGGGGGAGCCGCTCTACGCCGCGGGCGGCGGCCTGCGCGAGGATGCCGCTCGCCCCGGCGCGCCGGGCTACCTGCTCCACGCTTGCCGCCTCGCCTTCGCGCATCCGGAGACGGGCGAGCCCGTGGACATCCGCTGTCCGCCGCCGCGGGCGCTCCTAAGCGCAACGGAACGGGGCGCGCGCGGCCGCGCGGGCTAG
- a CDS encoding cyclic nucleotide-binding domain-containing protein, with amino-acid sequence MVDLRSLSAADMLAGLTDADLQKLGAIAEERQTAPGEQLLKRGDTAESLYLIRDGRFALTIAIVAAGHQTEVPIEEKGRGDMLGWSALVEPRTSIYTAVCTLPGSVIVIPRDAFLVLAASDAGLGYRFMINLCRLIKSRASTLQALWIEEVEQSMSRVKYWLNRGPRSDSAAGRNG; translated from the coding sequence ATGGTGGACCTACGCTCGCTGAGTGCCGCCGACATGCTTGCTGGGTTGACGGACGCTGATTTGCAGAAGCTCGGCGCCATCGCCGAGGAGAGGCAGACCGCCCCGGGAGAACAATTGCTCAAGAGGGGAGACACGGCCGAGTCACTGTACCTGATTCGGGACGGCCGCTTCGCGCTGACCATCGCAATCGTCGCGGCCGGGCACCAGACCGAGGTGCCGATCGAGGAGAAGGGACGCGGCGACATGTTGGGGTGGTCGGCCCTGGTCGAACCTCGCACCTCGATCTACACGGCAGTGTGCACCTTGCCGGGAAGCGTGATCGTCATTCCCAGAGATGCCTTCCTGGTGCTCGCGGCTTCCGACGCCGGACTCGGCTATCGATTCATGATCAACCTCTGCCGGCTCATCAAGAGCAGGGCCAGCACCTTGCAGGCGCTCTGGATCGAAGAGGTCGAGCAGAGCATGTCGCGGGTGAAGTACTGGCTGAACCGGGGCCCGCGCAGCGATTCCGCTGCCGGCCGAAACGGCTGA
- a CDS encoding methionine synthase — protein sequence MRGLGERLAAGEVLIGDGALGTQLIERGMGPGSCPEALSLSHPDWLEAIARAYAAAGADLVVTNTFGASPQKLAAYGLADRLEEIVAAAVAAARRGAGARAAVSGSIGPTGKLLKPYGDTEPAALAAGFARQAAALAAAGVDAFSIETMTDLAEAVLAVAAAREAAPQLPILATMTFDETPRGFFTIMGASVPAAAAGLAAAGAAVVGSNCGNGAAAMVKVAREFVAATRLPVIIQPNAGRPAVVGGKTIYGESPAFMAERARELLDLGVRVVGGCCGTTPEHIRALAETRARWLSARA from the coding sequence ATGCGCGGCCTCGGCGAGCGCCTGGCGGCGGGCGAGGTCCTGATCGGCGATGGCGCCCTGGGCACGCAGCTCATCGAGCGGGGAATGGGACCCGGGTCCTGCCCCGAAGCCCTGAGCCTGTCCCACCCCGACTGGCTCGAGGCGATCGCCCGCGCCTACGCCGCGGCCGGGGCCGACCTCGTCGTCACCAACACCTTCGGCGCTTCGCCCCAGAAGCTGGCCGCCTACGGCCTCGCCGACCGGCTCGAGGAAATCGTGGCTGCTGCCGTGGCCGCCGCCCGGCGCGGCGCTGGCGCGCGCGCGGCCGTGTCCGGCAGCATCGGTCCCACGGGCAAGCTGCTGAAGCCCTACGGCGACACCGAGCCCGCGGCGCTGGCGGCGGGCTTCGCCCGGCAGGCCGCCGCCCTGGCCGCGGCGGGCGTCGACGCCTTCTCCATCGAAACGATGACGGACCTCGCCGAGGCTGTGCTCGCCGTCGCGGCCGCCAGAGAGGCCGCCCCGCAGCTGCCCATCCTTGCCACGATGACCTTCGACGAGACGCCGCGGGGCTTCTTCACGATCATGGGCGCGAGCGTGCCCGCCGCCGCCGCCGGCCTGGCCGCGGCGGGCGCGGCCGTCGTCGGCTCCAACTGCGGCAACGGCGCGGCGGCGATGGTGAAGGTGGCCCGCGAGTTCGTCGCCGCCACGCGGCTGCCCGTCATCATCCAGCCCAACGCCGGCCGGCCCGCGGTGGTGGGCGGGAAGACGATCTACGGCGAATCGCCCGCGTTCATGGCGGAGCGGGCGCGCGAGCTGCTGGACCTGGGCGTCCGGGTGGTCGGCGGTTGCTGCGGCACGACGCCCGAGCACATCCGGGCCCTCGCCGAGACCCGCGCGCGCTGGCTCAGCGCCCGCGCCTGA